One window from the genome of Hemitrygon akajei chromosome 4, sHemAka1.3, whole genome shotgun sequence encodes:
- the tyr gene encoding tyrosinase — protein sequence MRSPQNVAALFLCVLSLCKLSSSQFPRACTSTDSLTRKECCPVWNEDGSPCGQLSGRGSCEDVSVISTPHGPQFPFSGVDDRENWPAVFYNRTCRCNENFMGVHCGDCRFGYTGANCTQQRMSIRKNIFHLTTTEKNQFFAYLNQAKYTVSENYQIATGTYAQMNNGSKPMFKDVSVYDLFVWMHYYTSRDALLGVSGVWPDIDFAHEGPGFLTWHRAYMLLWEHELRKLVNNDNFTIPYWDWRDSQNCTICTDEYLGSGHSTNPNLLSFASIFSTWQVICTKPDDYNRRGVLCDGSPEGPIRRNPGNHDSNRTPKLPSSSEVEYCLSLTEYETPPFDKFANYSFRNTLEGFANPVNGIANISQSGLHNALHIYMNGSMSSVGGSANDPIFLLHHAYIDSIYEQWLRRHQPHRISFPANGTPIGHSRDDYMVPFIPIYRNIEFFVSTRELGYDYDYLVESVPPSVSEILSFYLQEAKQIWPWLLSAGVVGCVVTLLLNCIIIQNWKKKEISTLEEKQPLLSTCDEYRGVTYQASI from the exons ATGCGATCACCCCAAAACGTGGCTGCTTTGTTTCTTTGCGTCCTGAGCCTTTGCAAACTTTCCTCTTCGCAATTCCCTCGGGCATGTACCTCTACGGACTCACTCACCAGGAAGGAGTGTTGCCCAGTTTGGAATGAAGATGGGTCCCCGTGCGGGCAGCTTTCTGGCAGAGGATCGTGTGAAGATGTGTCAGTGATCTCCACTCCCCATGGACCTCAGTTCCCGTTCTCGGGGGTGGATGACCGTGAAAACTGGCCAGCGGTCTTCTACAACAGGACTTGCAGATGCAACGAAAACTTCATGGGCGTCCACTGTGGAGACTGCAGATTTGGCTATACTGGTGCGAATTGCACGCAGCAACGCATGTCCatcaggaaaaatatattccatcTAACTACCACAGAGAAGAATCAGTTTTTTGCCTACCTCAACCAAGCTAAGTATACCGTCAGTGAAAACTATCAGATCGCCACAGGAACTTACGCCCAAATGAATAATGGCTCAAAACCCATGTTCAAAGACGTGAGTGTCTACGATCTGTTTGTTTGGATGCACTACTACACTTCCAGAGACGCTCTACTGGGTGTGTCCGGCGTTTGGCCAGATATTGACTTTGCCCATGAAGGCCCTGGATTCCTCACCTGGCACAGAGCCTACATGTTGTTGTGGGAACATGAACTCAGGAAGTTGGTGAAcaatgacaactttaccatccccTACTGGGATTGGAGAGATTCACAAAACTGTACTATCTGTACTGATGAGTatctggggagcggccattccaCAAACCCCAATCTTCTCAGCTTTGCATCCATCTTTTCTACATGGCAG GTAATTTGCACCAAACCAGATGATTACAATCGCCGTGGAGTTTTGTGTGATGGCTCTCCTGAAGGACCCATTCGTCGAAATCCGGGGAACCACGATAGCAATCGGACTCCAAAGCTTCCAAGCTCATCAGAAGTGGAATACTGTTTAAGTCTGACCGAGTATGAAACTCCACCCTTTGATAAGTTTGCCAATTACAGCTTCCGGAATACCTTAGAag GTTTTGCCAACCCAGTTAATGGAATAGCTAATATATCACAGAGTGGCCTGCATAATGCCCTACACATTTACATGAATGGATCAATGTCCAGTGTCGGTGGTTCAGCAAATGACCCAATCTTTTTGCTTCATCATGCTTACATTGACAG TATATATGAGCAATGGTTACGGAGACACCAGCCTCATCGGATAAGTTTCCCAGCAAATGGTACGCCAATAGGCCACAGCCGTGATGATTACATGGTGCCTTTCATTCCCATTTACAGAAATATTGAATTCTTTGTTTCAACAAGAGAACTTGGATATGATTATGACTATTTAGTTGAATCAG TACCACCTTCAGTTTCAGAAATTCTGTCTTTCTATCTACAAGAAGCCAAGCAGATCTGGCCTTGGCTGTTAAGTGCTGGAGTGGTTGGCTGTGTGGTGACTTTGCTGTTAAACTGCATTATTATACAGAATTGGAAGAAGAAAGAGATCTCTACTCTTGAAGAGAAACAgcctttgctcagtacttgtgATGAATACCGCGGTGTAACCTACCAAGCATCTATCTAA